From one Pseudalkalibacillus berkeleyi genomic stretch:
- a CDS encoding sigma factor G inhibitor Gin, translating to MVCEEKSNKGIYIFQHFLCTKCEQRMVVTETDDAEYQYFIEKLRKINRVSC from the coding sequence ATGGTTTGTGAGGAAAAATCCAATAAAGGGATTTATATTTTCCAACACTTTTTATGCACCAAATGTGAACAGAGAATGGTTGTCACGGAAACGGATGACGCTGAATATCAATATTTTATAGAGAAACTAAGGAAAATTAATCGAGTGTCGTGTTAA
- a CDS encoding tRNA1(Val) (adenine(37)-N6)-methyltransferase, producing the protein MTVELFEGERIDYIIQGELEIIQSPSVFTFSLDAVLLANFVYVPIRKGHLLDLCTGTGAIPLILSKRTNGSISGIEIQERLFSMAERSVRLNNLQQQIQIEHQNILDFEEEAKPEYDVVTCNPPYFDSTNPKDHNKNEHYAIARHEIYCSLDDVVRISAKSLRNGGKAAFVHRPERLMDLLSLMRKYQLEPKRLQFVYPKQNKEANMILVEGTKNGKPDLKLLPPIVVYNESNTYTEEVLRAYGR; encoded by the coding sequence ATGACAGTAGAACTTTTTGAAGGTGAACGGATCGATTATATCATCCAAGGGGAGTTAGAAATCATTCAGAGTCCTTCTGTATTTACATTTTCACTCGATGCCGTCCTACTTGCGAATTTTGTATATGTACCTATTCGAAAAGGTCATTTATTAGATTTATGTACGGGTACAGGAGCTATTCCATTAATCTTATCTAAAAGAACGAATGGATCGATCTCAGGAATTGAAATACAAGAACGACTTTTTAGTATGGCAGAGCGCAGTGTGCGATTAAATAACCTTCAACAACAAATACAGATTGAGCATCAAAACATTTTAGACTTTGAAGAAGAGGCTAAACCAGAATATGATGTTGTCACATGTAATCCGCCTTATTTTGATTCGACAAATCCAAAAGATCATAATAAAAATGAGCATTATGCAATTGCACGCCATGAAATTTATTGCTCATTGGATGATGTTGTGCGGATATCAGCTAAAAGTCTCCGCAATGGGGGAAAAGCAGCGTTTGTTCATAGACCTGAGCGGTTGATGGATCTGCTTTCACTTATGCGAAAATATCAACTAGAACCGAAGCGCCTTCAATTTGTATATCCAAAACAAAACAAAGAGGCAAATATGATCCTCGTTGAAGGGACCAAAAATGGGAAGCCAGACTTAAAACTTCTCCCGCCAATCGTCGTATACAATGAATCGAATACGTATACGGAGGAGGTTTTGCGTGCGTATGGACGATAA
- a CDS encoding aminotransferase class I/II-fold pyridoxal phosphate-dependent enzyme: MKSLHTPLLDRLKEHYAKQDYSFHVPGHKYGELWKDDSIKQNLLSLDVTELRGLDDLHDPSGIIKEAQRKAAEVYKADYSYFLINGTTVGNLAMILATCKKGSKVLVQRNAHKSLMNGIKLAQAHPIFLTPEIDEETGVSVGVSLEQIQSAFEAYGPFDAVLLTNPNYYGMTQDLTEIIDYIHTKKCPVLVDEAHGAHFGIGSPFPPSSLSMGADVVVQSAHKTLPAMTMASYMHMKSSMINRSTLEEKLQLLQSSSPSYVLMASLDFARAYLEAIEPSDIPEITKSIQAFIEQLSAIPQIKVIRNQGRYEWLDPLKLTIQSRTDLSGYALQKLFESVGIYTELADPYNVLFILPLRPMQSTDEIVSRMKSLLKSFKVRENDLVKLNGMNFPSVTQLELNEEEINEQKTVKMKLSDAKDYISAETIIPYPPGIPVILKGERITKEHIDYCQFLVEYEARFQGNQLNEGISVIIERRNLEEISYE; this comes from the coding sequence ATGAAAAGCTTACATACTCCTTTACTAGATCGCCTTAAGGAACACTATGCAAAGCAGGATTATTCTTTCCATGTGCCTGGTCATAAGTATGGTGAGCTATGGAAGGATGATTCTATAAAGCAAAACCTCCTTTCGCTTGACGTAACTGAATTACGAGGATTGGATGATTTACATGATCCTTCTGGCATTATAAAAGAAGCTCAAAGAAAAGCTGCAGAAGTTTACAAGGCGGATTACAGCTATTTTTTGATAAACGGGACAACCGTTGGTAATTTAGCTATGATTTTAGCTACTTGTAAGAAAGGATCCAAGGTACTTGTTCAACGGAATGCTCATAAATCACTAATGAATGGGATTAAGCTTGCACAAGCACATCCTATTTTTTTAACGCCCGAGATCGATGAAGAGACAGGTGTTTCCGTTGGGGTTTCTCTTGAACAAATACAATCTGCTTTTGAAGCTTATGGTCCGTTTGATGCCGTTCTACTAACGAACCCAAATTATTATGGCATGACCCAAGATTTGACCGAAATCATTGATTATATTCATACAAAGAAATGCCCTGTACTCGTAGATGAAGCTCATGGGGCACACTTTGGGATTGGGTCACCCTTTCCGCCTTCCTCTTTATCGATGGGAGCTGATGTTGTTGTCCAATCTGCTCATAAGACGTTACCTGCAATGACGATGGCTTCTTATATGCATATGAAGTCTTCGATGATTAACAGAAGCACGTTAGAAGAGAAACTACAGCTTTTACAATCCAGCAGCCCGTCATATGTTTTGATGGCGTCACTTGATTTCGCACGAGCTTATCTTGAAGCCATAGAGCCTTCTGATATTCCTGAAATTACAAAGAGCATACAAGCGTTCATAGAGCAGTTATCAGCAATACCTCAAATAAAAGTGATCCGCAATCAAGGTCGTTATGAATGGCTTGATCCCTTAAAGCTTACGATTCAATCGAGGACAGACCTATCAGGTTATGCGTTACAAAAGCTGTTTGAAAGTGTCGGGATTTATACCGAACTTGCTGATCCATATAATGTTTTGTTCATACTCCCCTTGAGACCTATGCAGAGTACTGATGAAATCGTAAGTCGAATGAAAAGTTTATTAAAATCATTTAAAGTTAGGGAGAACGATCTGGTTAAACTAAACGGTATGAACTTCCCTAGTGTTACTCAGCTTGAGCTGAATGAAGAAGAAATAAATGAACAAAAAACAGTTAAGATGAAATTATCGGATGCGAAGGATTACATCAGTGCTGAAACGATCATTCCTTATCCTCCAGGGATTCCGGTCATTTTAAAAGGAGAACGTATCACGAAAGAACACATTGACTACTGTCAATTTCTCGTTGAATACGAGGCGAGATTCCAAGGTAACCAACTGAACGAAGGCATTTCAGTAATCATAGAACGTAGAAATTTGGAGGAAATATCTTATGAGTAA
- the tmk gene encoding dTMP kinase: MSKPLFITFEGPEGAGKTTIIKRVEEELNRRDVSFICTREPGGIDIAEQIRSVILHPQNTSMDGRTEALLYAAARRQHLAEKVFPALQNGKHVLCDRFIDSSLAYQGFARDLGIDEVYSINRFATEDRMPDLTIYFDLSPEVGLSRIDDNTDREKNRLDLEKLDFHKKVQEGYRRVISMFPERIVKVNAEQSIEAVYQDVICILEENFQI, encoded by the coding sequence ATGAGTAAACCATTATTTATTACATTTGAAGGCCCTGAGGGTGCGGGGAAAACAACGATTATTAAACGGGTTGAGGAGGAGCTTAATCGACGAGATGTATCCTTTATATGTACCCGTGAACCTGGAGGCATTGATATTGCCGAGCAAATTCGTTCGGTCATCCTTCATCCACAAAACACGAGTATGGACGGACGGACAGAAGCGTTACTATATGCTGCAGCTCGTAGGCAGCACCTTGCTGAAAAAGTCTTTCCTGCCTTACAAAATGGAAAACATGTTTTATGTGACCGGTTCATTGATAGTAGTCTAGCCTATCAAGGCTTTGCAAGAGATCTTGGTATTGATGAAGTATATTCGATCAATCGATTTGCTACAGAAGACCGTATGCCTGATTTAACGATATACTTTGATTTATCACCAGAGGTAGGTCTAAGTCGAATTGACGATAACACGGATCGTGAGAAAAATCGATTGGACCTTGAGAAGCTTGATTTCCATAAGAAAGTACAAGAAGGTTATCGTCGTGTCATTAGCATGTTTCCTGAACGAATTGTAAAGGTTAATGCAGAACAGTCTATTGAAGCCGTTTATCAGGATGTTATTTGTATATTAGAAGAAAACTTCCAAATATAA
- a CDS encoding GIY-YIG nuclease family protein — MDDKTHCVYILECCDGSLYTGYTNDIEKRLQTHQQGKGAKYTRGRTPVRLVYIEEHISKSDALKAEYQIKQLKRVEKERLIDTKESMDHVEPIKLSSCQ, encoded by the coding sequence ATGGACGATAAAACCCATTGTGTGTATATACTGGAATGTTGTGATGGAAGCCTCTATACAGGGTATACAAATGATATTGAAAAGCGTTTACAGACACATCAACAAGGTAAAGGTGCGAAATATACTCGAGGTAGAACGCCTGTTAGGCTTGTATATATCGAAGAACACATTTCAAAATCGGATGCTTTGAAAGCGGAATACCAAATTAAACAATTGAAAAGAGTAGAAAAGGAACGTCTCATTGATACAAAGGAGTCTATGGACCATGTGGAACCAATCAAGCTATCAAGCTGTCAGTGA
- a CDS encoding cyclic-di-AMP receptor, which translates to MKLVVAVVQDKDSNRLSEALVKSNFRATKLASTGGFLRSGNTTFMIGTEDQHVQRVLDIIKENCQSRDQLVAPVSPMGGNADSYVPYPVEVEVGGATVFVLPIEQFMQF; encoded by the coding sequence ATGAAACTTGTGGTAGCGGTAGTTCAAGATAAAGATAGTAATAGGTTATCCGAGGCCCTCGTGAAAAGTAATTTTCGAGCCACGAAACTTGCAAGTACAGGCGGTTTTCTCAGGTCCGGTAATACAACGTTTATGATTGGAACAGAGGATCAGCATGTCCAACGTGTTCTTGATATTATTAAAGAAAACTGTCAAAGCAGAGATCAACTTGTAGCCCCAGTATCACCAATGGGTGGAAACGCGGATTCTTATGTACCTTATCCGGTAGAAGTTGAGGTTGGTGGCGCTACAGTATTTGTACTGCCAATTGAGCAGTTCATGCAATTTTAG
- the yabA gene encoding DNA replication initiation control protein YabA → MEKKEIFSRVSEMEEQIGSLYKQLGDLKSQLAALLEENHHLEVENRNLRSRLEREKQPAKGKSSLNESDGNKNAPDIGEGFDTLARLYQEGFHICNLHYGSIRTEGDCLFCLSFLNKK, encoded by the coding sequence GTGGAAAAGAAAGAGATCTTCTCAAGAGTTAGTGAAATGGAAGAGCAGATTGGAAGTTTGTATAAGCAATTAGGCGATTTAAAAAGCCAATTGGCTGCTCTTCTAGAAGAGAATCACCATTTAGAGGTGGAGAATCGAAATTTAAGAAGCCGCCTAGAAAGAGAAAAACAGCCTGCCAAGGGTAAGTCTTCATTAAATGAATCGGATGGGAACAAGAATGCACCAGATATTGGTGAAGGATTCGACACTCTCGCCCGGTTGTATCAAGAAGGCTTCCATATTTGCAACCTTCATTATGGGAGCATACGGACAGAAGGCGATTGTTTATTCTGCCTTTCGTTTCTTAACAAAAAGTAA
- a CDS encoding PSP1 domain-containing protein, whose translation MYEVIGVRFKKAGKIYYFDPGDLDIDINTFVIVETARGIEYGKTVLANKQVDENDVVLPLKKVVRIANTKDQISVQENKEAAKEAFDTCVKKIDEHDLDMKLVDVEYTFDRNKVIFYFTADGRVDFRELVKDLASIFRTRIELRQIGVRDEAKMLGGIGPCGRLLCCSTFLGDFEPVSIKMAKDQNLSLNPAKISGLCGRLMCCLKYENDDYETAKKELPDIGEEIHTAHGNGKVVGLNILERLVQVNLYERERVIEYTLDELIKEGSVSQVTE comes from the coding sequence GTGTATGAAGTAATTGGTGTCCGCTTTAAGAAAGCGGGAAAAATATATTATTTTGATCCTGGAGATCTGGATATAGATATTAATACATTTGTCATTGTCGAAACGGCTAGAGGGATTGAATATGGCAAGACGGTCCTTGCTAATAAACAGGTAGATGAAAACGATGTAGTGCTTCCATTAAAGAAGGTTGTACGAATCGCGAATACGAAGGACCAAATCTCAGTCCAGGAAAATAAAGAAGCAGCCAAGGAAGCATTTGACACATGTGTGAAGAAGATTGATGAACATGATCTCGACATGAAATTGGTTGATGTAGAATATACATTTGATCGCAACAAGGTCATTTTCTATTTCACAGCAGATGGTCGTGTCGATTTCCGAGAGTTAGTTAAAGATTTAGCTTCCATATTCCGTACTCGGATTGAGTTGCGCCAAATCGGTGTGAGAGATGAAGCGAAAATGCTTGGTGGAATTGGACCGTGTGGACGTTTACTATGTTGTTCAACATTCCTTGGAGATTTCGAACCAGTCTCAATCAAAATGGCGAAAGATCAAAACCTTTCATTGAATCCAGCGAAAATTTCTGGGTTATGTGGTCGATTAATGTGTTGTTTGAAATACGAAAATGATGATTACGAAACAGCAAAAAAGGAGCTTCCAGACATAGGAGAAGAAATTCACACCGCACATGGAAACGGGAAAGTCGTTGGTCTAAACATTCTCGAGCGTTTAGTACAAGTAAATTTATACGAACGCGAACGTGTGATTGAATACACCCTTGATGAGCTTATTAAGGAAGGCTCCGTTTCACAAGTGACAGAGTAA
- the holB gene encoding DNA polymerase III subunit delta', with translation MSWNTLSDKQPYIVKLLTNSIRKERLAHAYLFKGNKGTGKKQVAIQLTKAYFCRAREASEPCDDCSDCKRIDSGNHPDVHVVAPDGQSIKIEQIRKLQKEFSYLGLESKSKAYIIEHADKMTTQAANSLLKFLEEPGQKTIAFLLTENPHQMLDTIRSRCQILTFAPQSQSELSYTLQETGYSKQLAQTAVALTNDQKEAEELLNDEWFVQARKNVLKLGEELHERPHRVLLALNEYWHPHFKEKQQVGIGLDLLLLWFKDVFLTQLEEEQSIVFNDCQNILSVQALHSSQSRVQQQMMQVLEAKRRLNANMNLQLLMEQLVLRLQEG, from the coding sequence ATGAGTTGGAATACGCTATCGGATAAACAACCTTATATTGTGAAGTTGCTGACAAACAGTATAAGAAAAGAACGGTTGGCACATGCTTATTTATTCAAAGGGAATAAGGGAACGGGAAAAAAGCAGGTTGCCATTCAATTGACGAAGGCCTATTTTTGCCGTGCAAGAGAAGCGAGTGAACCATGTGATGATTGTTCTGACTGTAAGCGGATCGATTCAGGCAATCACCCAGATGTCCATGTCGTTGCACCGGATGGGCAGTCGATCAAAATTGAACAAATTCGTAAGCTACAAAAAGAATTTTCCTATTTGGGATTAGAATCTAAATCCAAGGCGTATATCATCGAGCATGCTGATAAGATGACGACTCAAGCTGCAAATAGCTTGTTGAAGTTTTTGGAGGAGCCAGGTCAGAAGACGATTGCTTTTCTTTTAACTGAAAATCCTCATCAAATGCTCGATACGATTCGTTCAAGGTGTCAAATATTAACATTTGCCCCACAGTCTCAAAGTGAACTCTCTTACACACTACAGGAAACCGGCTATTCAAAACAATTAGCACAAACGGCTGTAGCGTTAACAAATGATCAAAAAGAGGCCGAAGAACTTCTAAACGATGAGTGGTTTGTACAAGCTCGAAAGAACGTGTTAAAATTAGGAGAAGAGCTTCATGAGAGACCTCACCGTGTTCTTCTCGCTCTTAATGAATATTGGCATCCACATTTTAAAGAGAAACAACAGGTTGGTATTGGATTAGATTTGTTGTTGCTCTGGTTTAAGGATGTATTTCTCACCCAACTTGAAGAAGAACAATCAATTGTTTTCAACGATTGCCAAAATATATTATCCGTCCAAGCTCTACATAGCTCCCAGAGTCGAGTGCAGCAGCAAATGATGCAGGTTCTTGAGGCAAAGCGACGTTTGAACGCAAATATGAATCTTCAGTTATTAATGGAGCAGTTAGTGCTTAGATTGCAGGAGGGATAA
- a CDS encoding YaaR family protein — protein MKIGPEVRTTVEQRLQDGTKTPLKSGKFESVVQAQQQKLQREHLSTLLNKIDQQGNRLLKSQTLSDLREYKRLVKRFMKETVEFGMNLKKSNNWNGNGQFETMHLVERVDDELIALTDQLVSREGKSIDILGRIGEIKGLLVNLYT, from the coding sequence ATGAAGATTGGTCCAGAAGTGAGGACCACTGTTGAACAGCGGCTTCAGGACGGAACGAAAACCCCTCTAAAGTCAGGGAAGTTTGAATCAGTCGTTCAAGCACAACAACAGAAACTACAACGTGAGCATTTATCCACTTTATTAAATAAGATCGATCAACAGGGGAATAGACTTTTGAAATCCCAAACATTAAGCGATCTTAGAGAATATAAACGTCTTGTGAAACGGTTCATGAAGGAAACCGTGGAATTCGGTATGAATTTGAAGAAGTCTAATAACTGGAACGGGAATGGTCAATTTGAGACCATGCATCTCGTTGAACGGGTAGATGACGAATTGATTGCACTGACAGATCAACTTGTTTCCCGTGAAGGAAAGTCTATTGATATATTAGGAAGAATTGGTGAAATTAAAGGATTACTCGTCAATTTGTATACGTAG